Proteins encoded by one window of Vitis vinifera cultivar Pinot Noir 40024 chromosome 10, ASM3070453v1:
- the LOC100241266 gene encoding BTB/POZ domain-containing protein At1g30440 produces the protein MACMKLGSKSDAFQRQGQAWFCTTGLPSDIVVEVGEMSFHLHKFPLLSRSGVMERLIAKASKEGEEGCSINLPDIAGGAKTFELVAKFCYGVKLELTASNVVYLRCAAEHLEMTEEYAEGNLIMQTEVFLNQIVLKNWKDSLKALQSCDDVLPHAEELHIPKRCIESLAAKACTDPNLFGWPVMEHGGPMQSPGGSVLWNGISTGARPKNSSSDWWYEDVSTLSLSLYKRLVSVMESRGIKQEIIAGSLTFYAKKYLPGLNRRQVASESSTRLEPVALGAPPSEEDQKLLLEEIDRLLPMQKGAISTKVLFGLLRTAMILRASPPCISNLERRIGMQLDQATLEDLLMPNFSYSMETLYNVECVQRILEHFLAMDQATGGASPCSIDDGQLMGSPSLTPITMVAKLIDGYLAEVAPDVNLKLPKFQSLAASIPDYARPLDDGLYRAIDIYLKSHPWLSESDREQLCRLMDCQKLSLEACTHAAQNERLPLRIIVQVLFFEQLQLRTSIAGCFLVSDNLEGSRQLRSGFAGSNEGGWATAVRENQVLKVGMDNMRLRVSELEKECSNMRQEIEKLGRVKGSSAWGNVSKKFGFKLKSQMCSAQEGSISQQNNGSGKLEKAKDGKHKKNSSKEE, from the exons ATGGCTTGTATGAAGTTGGGATCCAAAAGTGATGCATTCCAAAGGCAAGGGCAGGCCTG gttCTGCACAACTGGCCTTCCAAGTGATATTGTCGTCGAAGTTGGGGAGATGTCCTTCCATTTACACAAG TTTCCTTTGCTCTCCAGAAGTGGAGTTATGGAAAGACTGATAGCAAAGGCATCCAAAGAAGGAGAAGAGGGCTGTTCCATAAACCTCCCAGACATCGCGGGTGGGGCCAAAACATTTGAACTGGTGGCCAAGTTCTGCTATGGGGTGAAGCTTGAACTTACTGCTTCAAATGTTGTGTACCTCCGGTGTGCAGCTGAGCATCTTGAAATGACTGAGGAATATGCCGAGGGCAATCTAATTATGCAGACTGaagtttttcttaatcaaattgTCCTCAAAAATTGGAAAGACTCCCTAAAGGCACTTCAATCCTGTGACGATGTTCTCCCCCATGCTGAAGAACTCCACATTCCCAAAAGGTGCATTGAGTCACTAGCTGCAAAGGCTTGTACTGACCCAAATCTATTTGGATGGCCGGTCATGGAACATGGTGGGCCCATGCAGAGCCCTGGTGGGAGTGTCTTGTGGAATGGGATAAGCACCGGAGCTAGACCGAAAAATTCAAGTTCTGATTGGTGGTATGAGGATGTATCAACTTTAAGTTTATCTCTTTATAAAAGGCTGGTTTCGGTCATGGAATCTCGTGGCATCAAACAGGAGATTATTGCTGGTTCACTCACTTTTTATGCAAAGAAGTACCTGCCTGGGCTCAATCGGCGTCAGGTAGCCAGTGAGTCTAGCACGCGTCTGGAGCCAGTGGCTCTGGGGGCACCCCCATCTGAAGAAGACCAGAAGCTTTTACTTGAAGAGATTGATAGGTTGCTTCCGATGCAGAAGGGTGCCATATCAACCAAGGTCTTGTTTGGTCTTCTACGAACAGCCATGATTCTTCGAGCCAGCCCCCCTTGCATATCTAACTTAGAAAGAAGGATAGGGATGCAGCTTGATCAAGCGACTCTAGAAGATCTCCTGATGCCCAACTTCTCTTATTCCATGGAGACTCTTTACAATGTTGAGTGTGTGCAGCGGATTTTAGAGCACTTCCTTGCCATGGATCAGGCAACTGGTGGAGCCTCTCCATGTTCAATAGATGATGGCCAGTTGATGGGGTCACCTTCATTGACACCAATTACAATGGTGGCCAAGCTGATTGATGGCTACCTTGCTGAGGTTGCTCCTGATGTTAATCTGAAGTTACCCAAATTTCAGTCTCTTGCTGCTTCTATTCCCGACTATGCTAGGCCCTTAGATGATGGTCTTTACCGTGCAATCGACATTTATTTGAAG TCACACCCATGGTTGTCGGAGTCTGATAGAGAACAACTTTGCAGACTTATGGACTGCCAGAAGCTCTCATTGGAAGCTTGCACACATGCTGCCCAGAATGAGAGGCTTCCCCTAAGAATAATTGTTCAAGTCCTATTCTTCGAGCAGCTCCAGCTTAGGACTTCTATTGCTGGATGCTTTCTGGTTTCAGACAATCTTGAAGGGTCAAGACAGTTAAGAAGTGGGTTTGCTGGGTCCAATGAAGGAGGCTGGGCCACAGCTGTGAGGGAGAACCAGGTTTTAAAGGTAGGAATGGATAACATGAGGTTGCGGGTCTCTGAGCTCGAGAAGGAGTGCTCGAACATGAGGCAAGAGATTGAGAAGCTGGGTCGTGTAAAGGGGTCCAGTGCATGGGGTAATGTGTCCAAGAAGTTCGGGTTTAAGCTAAAGTCCCAGATGTGCAGTGCTCAGGAGGGATCCATTAGCCAACAGAACAATGGAAGTGGGAAGCTCGAGAAGGCAAAGGATGGAAAGCATAAGAAGAACTCTTCAAAAGAAGAGTAA